The Nitrospira sp. genome contains a region encoding:
- a CDS encoding trypsin-like peptidase domain-containing protein, translated as MAKYRIVILMVVLAGWPSFSMAESPKSLRDVFRQVDPSVVVVETNNRHVVTGPKMQLATLPGLGSGVLISSDGKILTAAHVVQTADEIKVQFLNGAESPATVLASDPAADIALLQLKEVPAGVTAVKLGNSEETEVGDEIFVVGAPLGMSHSLTVGHISARRKPRTMFGDMSRAEFFQTDAAINQGNSGGPMFNMAGEVVGVVSHIISKSGASEGLGFVVTSNLARRLLLDQHRFWSGAESYMLSGDLAKVFYLPQSAGMLVQRVASNSPAAQIGLKAGTMMAVIEGEQMLVGGDIILEVQGIPVTSDGAGYLVIRDRLSSLRSGDTITVIVWRNGRKETLTAKHP; from the coding sequence ATGGCAAAGTACCGTATCGTCATCCTCATGGTAGTTCTGGCAGGCTGGCCTTCGTTTTCCATGGCCGAGAGCCCGAAGTCGCTTCGGGACGTGTTCAGACAAGTGGATCCATCGGTTGTCGTGGTCGAAACCAACAACCGTCATGTTGTGACGGGACCGAAGATGCAGTTAGCCACCCTACCGGGCCTGGGCTCAGGTGTGCTCATCTCGTCTGACGGAAAAATCCTGACTGCCGCGCACGTCGTACAGACCGCTGATGAAATCAAGGTTCAGTTTCTCAATGGAGCCGAGTCACCCGCCACCGTACTCGCATCGGATCCAGCAGCGGATATCGCGCTGCTGCAACTCAAGGAGGTCCCAGCAGGCGTCACAGCGGTCAAACTCGGCAATTCAGAGGAGACGGAGGTCGGTGACGAAATCTTCGTCGTCGGCGCCCCACTCGGTATGAGTCATTCATTGACCGTCGGCCATATCAGCGCCAGACGGAAACCCCGTACGATGTTCGGGGACATGTCCAGAGCGGAATTCTTTCAGACCGATGCGGCCATCAACCAGGGTAATTCAGGCGGGCCCATGTTCAACATGGCAGGGGAAGTGGTCGGCGTCGTCAGCCATATCATATCCAAATCGGGCGCTTCCGAGGGATTGGGATTCGTCGTCACGTCGAACCTGGCGCGCCGACTCCTTCTTGATCAGCATCGATTCTGGAGCGGCGCCGAGAGCTACATGCTCTCCGGCGATCTGGCGAAGGTCTTCTATCTCCCGCAAAGCGCAGGAATGCTGGTCCAGCGAGTTGCCTCGAACTCCCCTGCCGCTCAGATAGGCCTGAAGGCCGGAACCATGATGGCCGTGATCGAGGGGGAACAGATGCTCGTCGGTGGAGACATTATTCTCGAAGTCCAAGGGATCCCGGTTACCAGTGACGGTGCAGGATACCTGGTCATCAGAGACCGATTGAGCAGCCTCCGTTCGGGCGACACGATCACGGTCATCGTTTGGCGAAACGGTCGTAAAGAAACACTGACGGCAAAGCATCCCTGA
- a CDS encoding sigma 54-interacting transcriptional regulator, which produces MNSAAVRLYETMEDRYRTLLEVAEAISAHRDLHELFRDLAQRLPRVVHVNFVGLSLYDPVRHTMRLHTIQANVPADLVGGHEGPVSESPAGSVWLTQQSILVSDLAEEHRWPAVTECMKEDGTNSFCFVPLTTAVRRLGAMGFSSLQKAAYDEGDLEFLQQVGQLVAVAVDNVLHHQDLTLDRERLRLLLEVSESIASHRDLAKLFQDLARRLPHVVPFDFINAVLHEPARDVMRLWLLVSSEPCTIQTGLELPVDESPGGLVWKTQQPMTVDDVMEESRFPKLMTLLRENDVRSFCVVPLTTAQRRLGAMGFGSLQRRAYQDREIQFMQQVAKQVAVAIDNTLNSKTALDYQAQLTRERDRQQLLLDVNNAVVSHLDLDALFTAVSTCLRKIIQHDGSSLLLYNGETGQWRIHVLDFERNESFVEEGEAEEGADSPSCRAISSGTVALFRESDLKEMASSSPCAQDLLNRGVKSFCSFPLLAHKRMLGALNVGRRQDDGFAPEDVELLSQVAQQVSIAVENAIAYREIAALKDKLTKEKVYLEEEIQTKYNFEEIIGDSRSLKQVLKEVQTVAATDSTVLILGETGTGKELIARALHNHSDRRDRTFVKLNCAAIPTGLLESELFGHEKGAFTGAIATKMGRFELADCGTLFLDEVGEIPLELQVKLLRVLQEQEFERLGSTRTIRVNVRVIAATNRDLSQMVEEHEFRSDLYYRLKVFPMTVPPLRERPEDIALLVRHFAQKFGMRMKKRIQTVPAQAMQAMQAYAWPGNVRELENFIERAVILSKGPDLVVALSELKSASTAPAESAVTLEAAEREHILKVLRDSKWILSGSAGAAVKLGMKRTTLHSKMRKLGIVRPS; this is translated from the coding sequence ATGAATTCGGCGGCCGTTCGGTTGTATGAAACGATGGAAGATCGGTACCGCACCTTGTTGGAAGTGGCGGAAGCGATTTCCGCGCATCGCGATTTGCACGAGCTTTTTCGAGATCTCGCCCAGCGACTACCCCGCGTCGTACACGTCAATTTCGTCGGCCTGTCTTTATACGACCCTGTGCGTCATACGATGCGATTGCACACCATTCAGGCTAACGTGCCGGCCGACCTTGTGGGCGGGCATGAAGGACCGGTCAGCGAGAGCCCTGCCGGATCGGTGTGGCTGACGCAGCAGTCGATCCTGGTGTCCGATCTTGCCGAGGAACATCGCTGGCCAGCCGTCACCGAGTGCATGAAAGAAGACGGAACGAATTCGTTTTGCTTCGTTCCTCTCACCACCGCCGTGCGACGCTTGGGAGCCATGGGGTTCTCGAGTCTGCAGAAAGCGGCCTACGATGAAGGAGATCTGGAATTTCTCCAGCAAGTCGGTCAATTGGTCGCCGTCGCGGTGGACAATGTGCTGCATCACCAAGACCTCACGCTTGACCGGGAGCGCCTACGGCTCTTGCTCGAGGTGTCAGAATCGATCGCGTCACACCGCGATCTGGCCAAACTGTTCCAGGATCTCGCTCGACGACTCCCCCACGTGGTTCCGTTCGACTTCATCAATGCGGTGTTGCATGAACCGGCACGCGATGTCATGCGCTTGTGGCTCTTGGTCTCCTCGGAGCCCTGCACGATTCAAACCGGTCTGGAATTGCCGGTCGATGAATCTCCCGGGGGATTGGTGTGGAAGACGCAGCAACCGATGACCGTCGATGACGTCATGGAGGAGAGCCGCTTCCCCAAGTTGATGACTTTATTGCGGGAGAATGACGTGCGATCCTTCTGCGTGGTACCGCTCACCACGGCACAACGCCGTCTCGGCGCCATGGGATTCGGGAGCCTGCAGCGTAGGGCATATCAGGACCGGGAAATCCAGTTCATGCAACAGGTGGCCAAGCAGGTGGCCGTGGCCATCGACAATACGCTGAATTCCAAGACCGCCCTCGACTATCAGGCACAGCTCACTCGTGAACGCGACCGGCAGCAGCTCCTGCTGGACGTGAACAATGCCGTGGTCTCCCATCTGGATCTGGATGCGCTCTTCACCGCCGTCAGCACCTGCTTGCGGAAGATTATCCAGCATGACGGCTCCAGCCTCCTGCTCTACAACGGCGAGACCGGCCAGTGGCGCATTCATGTCTTGGACTTCGAACGAAATGAAAGTTTCGTTGAGGAAGGAGAAGCCGAGGAAGGTGCCGACTCCCCGTCATGTCGCGCAATCTCATCGGGTACGGTCGCATTGTTCAGGGAATCGGACTTGAAAGAAATGGCGAGTTCCTCACCCTGCGCGCAAGACCTCCTCAATCGTGGCGTCAAGTCCTTCTGTTCCTTTCCACTCCTTGCTCATAAACGCATGCTGGGCGCGCTGAACGTCGGCCGTCGACAGGATGATGGTTTTGCGCCGGAAGACGTCGAGCTGCTCAGCCAAGTCGCGCAGCAAGTCTCGATCGCCGTCGAGAACGCCATAGCCTACCGGGAAATCGCCGCGTTGAAGGATAAACTGACGAAGGAAAAAGTGTATCTCGAGGAAGAAATCCAGACGAAGTACAACTTCGAGGAAATCATCGGTGATAGCCGATCGCTCAAACAGGTTCTCAAGGAAGTTCAAACGGTCGCCGCGACCGACTCCACCGTGCTGATCCTCGGGGAAACGGGAACCGGGAAAGAACTGATCGCGCGGGCTCTTCACAATCACAGCGATCGTCGAGACCGAACATTCGTGAAGCTCAATTGTGCGGCCATTCCGACAGGTCTGCTCGAGAGCGAGTTGTTCGGACACGAGAAGGGGGCCTTCACCGGGGCCATCGCCACAAAAATGGGCCGATTCGAACTGGCCGACTGCGGGACGCTCTTTCTTGACGAGGTCGGCGAAATCCCATTGGAACTCCAGGTCAAGCTCCTGCGGGTTCTCCAGGAGCAAGAATTCGAACGGCTCGGCAGTACACGCACGATTCGCGTCAACGTGCGGGTCATTGCGGCCACCAACCGGGATCTCAGTCAGATGGTAGAAGAACACGAATTCCGGAGCGATCTGTATTACCGGCTCAAGGTCTTCCCGATGACCGTCCCACCGTTGCGCGAACGGCCGGAGGACATCGCGCTGTTGGTGCGACACTTCGCTCAGAAATTCGGGATGCGGATGAAGAAACGCATCCAAACGGTTCCTGCCCAGGCGATGCAAGCCATGCAGGCCTACGCTTGGCCGGGGAATGTGCGGGAGCTGGAAAACTTCATCGAGCGGGCGGTCATCCTGTCGAAGGGCCCTGACCTTGTCGTCGCACTGTCTGAGCTCAAGTCGGCATCCACGGCACCGGCTGAATCGGCTGTGACGCTTGAAGCGGCGGAGCGCGAGCACATTCTGAAAGTTCTGCGGGACTCGAAGTGGATCCTCAGCGGCTCTGCGGGTGCCGCAGTCAAGCTGGGGATGAAACGGACAACCCTCCATTCCAAGATGCGAAAGCTCGGGATCGTTCGTCCATCCTAG